In the genome of Bradyrhizobium ottawaense, the window GCCGCGATCCGTTTGGCCGTGGTGAAATCGGCGTTGCGCAGCGCCAGGCGCACGTTCGGCAACCGATTGAGCGCGAACTCGATCTCGCGCTCGATGATGGCGCCGTTGGCGATGCGTCCCACGGTGGGAACGCCGCGCACGATCTTGGCCGCCTCGCCCTCGGCCTGGAATCCGGAGATCGCGAGCGAGCCTTGCGCCACCGCGTAGACATTGCCGTCGGCACCCAACAGGGGGGTGACGAGCAGGGTGCCGCCCTGGAGGTTCTTGGCATCGCCGAGCGCGGAGACGGTGACGTCCATGCGCGTGCCTTGCGTGGCGAAGGCCGGCAGATTGCCGGTCACCATGACGGCTGCGACGTTGCCGGTGCGGATGGTGGCGCCGCGGATGTTGACGCCCATGCGCTCGAGCATCGCCTGCAGCGACTGCTTGGTGAAGGGGATGTTGTTGAGCGTGTCGCCGGTGCCGTTGAGGCCGACGACGAGGCCGTAGCCGATCAGCTGGTTCTGCCGCACGCCTTCGATATTGGCGAGATCCTTGATGCGCGAGGTCGCAGCCGCCGGCGCGAACGACAGCACCAGCGCCGACAGCGCCGCGCAGGCCACCCCAACAATCCTCACCCAACGAACGCTTGGCATCCTCTGCTCCCCAAGGATCCTCAAAAGGCTCCTCAAATCGGAAGGACCTGCACGACACTCCCATGACGAGCTGGTCCGGCGCTGTCCTTGCGAGGGCTGTGCCAACCCGGGGCGGCGGGGATAGGCCGCTGAATAGGTTGAATAAATCTGTTTCGACCGGTGTCAGCCGGCGTTGTCCCTGAGGAGCGAAACTGCCGCCCGTCGGCAGATTTTGCCGGGCCGTTTACGCGCCGTTAACCATAAGACGGCGAAGGTGACCGCATCGATCACCCGGATTCCCTCCGATGCGCATCTACGGACCGAACGGCACGACGCTTGGAACGCCGGCCAACCAGGCCAGGCGGACCGGCTCCGGCACCTTCGTGTTGCCTGACACCTCGTCGGCGCAGGAGACCCGGAGCGCTGCCGCACCGAAGGCCGCCACCAACATCGACGGGTTGCTGGCGCTGCAGGGCGTCGAGGAGGACCCGGTCGAGCGCCGCAAGCGCTCGGTCACCCGCGGCAGGACCGCGCTCGACGTGCTCGACGATCTCAAGATGGGGCTCTTGGCCGGCAATCTCGACGCCTCGACCGTGATGCGCCTGCGCGATGCTGCGGCGAACCTGAAATCATCCTCCGGCGACCCTGGTCTCGATGCGGTGCTCTCCGAGATCGAGCTGCGCGTCGAGGTTGAGCTCGCCAAGGCCGGACGGGCCTAGCAGGCTGTCGTCGCCCTGGCTTGACCGGGCGACAGTCGTTTTCGAATCGAGAAGCCGCAGCGTACTCGATGCCCCGGTCGAGCCGGGGCATGACAGCGGAATTTAGAATGAGCGTGCGGCACTACCAAGAAAGCGCCCCTTACGCCGCTTCCTCCTTCTGCTGCGCGTCGTAGCGGCGCTGGGCGGCGAGAACGTCTTTCAGATTCTGCTCGGCCCAATCGCGCAGCGGATCGACTGCGCCGGCGAGCGTCAGCCCGAGCTGCGTGATCGAATACTCCACCGTGACGGGAACGGTCGCGATCGCATGGCGCCTGATCAGGCCGTCACGTTCGAGCGATTTGAGAACCTGGCTCAGCATCTTCTGCGAAATGCCTTCGATCGTGCGGCGCAACTGATTGAAGCGCATCGGCTCCTCGCGCAGCAGCAGCAGGATCAGCACCGCCCATTTGTCGCCGATGCGATCGAGAATCTGGCGGGTGGGGCAGTTCGCTGCATAGACGTCGGGTTTCATCGTCGGTCCTCGGAATCCGTTTTCGTCGCTCGCGGTGCGTGGCGGTTACCCTTGCGTAATCAGGTAAGCACAAAGTGCTCTCTTAACACCAGCATTCTTTGCGATATCTAGTCACTGTTAGTTACCACAGAAGCAAAGGAGCCTTCCATGAAAATCGCAGTTGCCGGCGCCTCGGGTCGGGCCGGGTCGGAAATCACCAAGGAACTGTCCTGCCGCGGCCATGCGGTCACGGCCATCGCCCGGAACCCCGAGAAGATCGCGGCCCTGCCCAACGTCACGCCGACCAAGGGCGACGTGCTCGACCAGGCGGGGCTTGCCAAGCTGTGGACCGGGCATGACGTCGCCGTGAGTTCCGTGCACTTCCTGGCCAGCGATGCGCGCAAGCTGATCGGCGCGGCGAAGGACGCCAAGGTTGGTCGCTACCTCGTCGTCGGCGGCGCCGGCAGCCTCGAAGTCGCGCCGGGCGTGAAACTGGTCACGACTCCCAATTTTCCGGCCCAATACAAGGCGGAAGCGGAAGCGGGCTCGGTCTTCCTCGACCTGCTGCGGCAGGAAAAGGATCTGAACTGGACCTTCATTTCGCCGTCGGCGCTGTTCATCGAGGGGGAGCGCACGGGGAAGTTCCGGCTTGGCACCGATCAGCTTCTCGCAGATGCGAACGGGAAGAGCTGGATCACCTTCGCCGACTACGCCGTTGCGCTCGCCGATGAGATCGAAAAGCCGGCCTATCTGAGGCAGCGTTTCACGGTCGGCTACTAGGCCTTCGGCCGCCCCCGGGCCCTCCAGGATAAACCTTCCTGTGCAAGGGCTTGGGGGCGCTAACCGGTTGCTCAGGGAAACATTGTCTGTCACAGGTGGCCGCTATATAAGGCCCCGCTCAACGGACCCCGTTCCGTTTGCGAGTCGTTGATTAGACAGATAGGCCGCCCTTGGAAAAGTTGAAAAACTACCGACCGACCGAAAAAGAGCCTTTCATGAACGACCGGCAGAAGGAGTACTTCCGCTTGAAGCTCCTCGCCTGGAAGGATGAGATCCTCAAAGAGTCCAAGCTCACCCTGCAAGCCCTGCAGGAGGAGAACGTCAACCACCCCGATCTCGCCGATCGGGCATCGTCCGAAACCGACCGTGCCATCGAGCTCCGCGCCCGCGACCGCCAGCGCAAGTTGATCGCCAAGATCGACGCCGCGCTCCAGCGTATCGAGGACAACACCTACGGCTATTGCGAGGACACCGGCGAGCCGATCTCGTTGAAGCGGCTCGAGGCCCGGCCCATCGCGACGCTCTCGGTGGAAGCGCAGGAGCGCCACGAGAAGCGCGAGAAGGTCTATCGCGACGAATAGAGCCCGAGCCGCCGCGTGCGGCTCTTTTGTTTTTGGCTCACGGCGTCGCTTGAACGCCGCTGGTCCGGCGCGTAGATTCGCGCCGTCATGATGATTTGCACTCTCAACATCGCATCGGTCTTCTTCCTGGGCTGAGAGCAGGCGCCTCCGTCGCGGAGGCATTGCGTCCCGCAAGTTCGACTTGCGGCCTCCCAACCGATTGAGCCAGCCGGTTCCGCAGCGAGCGGACGATGAGGGCTGGCGAGCCTTCGAGAGATCATCATGACTGCCAATCCGCGCGCGTTCGACGACGCGCAAATAGCTAAATTCATCCGCGACGGCTTTGTCCGGATCGACAATGCTTTCCCCCGTGAGCTCGCCGAGGCGGCCCGCGTCATCATCTGGCGCGATCTGCCATGCAGCGAGCACGATCCCGCGAGCTGGACCCGGCCCGTGGTGCGGCTGCCCTATTATGGCGGCCCGCCGTTCCGGGATGCCATCAACACCGGAGTGCTCCATGCCGCCTTCGACCAGATCGTCGGGCAGGGGCGATGGCGGCCGCGACGCGATATCGGCACCTTTCCGGTGCGGTTTCCGCATCCGGACGATCCGGGCGACGACGGCTGGCATGTCGATCTCAGCTTTCCCGGCGAGGCCAGCAACCCGAACGAGACGCAGGATTTCTCGGCCTGGCGCGTCAACATCACCTCGCGGGGGCGAGCGCTGCTGCTGCTGTTCCTGTTCTCCGATGTCGGTGACGACGATGCGCCGACGCGGATCCGGGTCGGCTCGCATCTGCCGATGGCGCGCTACCTGGCGCCAGCCGGCGATGCGGGCCGGGCGCACATGCTGCTGGAGCAGATGGGGGCCGATTGTCCGGTGGCGCTCGCGACCGGTGCGGCCGGCACTGTCTATCTCTGTCATCCCTTCCTGGTTCATGCCGCGCAGAAGCATCGGGGAACGCGACCGCGCTTCCTGGCGCAACCACCGCTGCATCTCGCCGAGCCGTACCGGCTGGAGCGGAGCGAGGGCGACTACTCGCCGGTCGAGGTCGCCATTCGCCTCGCGCTTGGACGCATTTGACGGAAGCGTTGTCATTGCACGCGGCGTTGTGGCGGGTTCCTCCGCCACAACGCCGCTGTCGTCCGATGCCAATTGCCGCGATCGCGAAAAATGAATCGCGATCAATGGGCTAGAGTCGAATCCTGCATGCTCACGTGAGTTCGCATGAGAAAAAGCCTTCACTTCAGGTGCGGGAAGTTTTGCGAGTCGCATCAAGGAGATCGACCGGCATCTTGAGACGACGGCGCAGCGGCTTCACGCATCGCTGCAATCAGGGTCTCGTTCCGCGCGGGCCGGGTGGGCCTGGCGCGTGGCTCCATAAAGACCGGACCAACTCAATATTTCCTTAAGCGGCGGGAGCCCCCCGGTATTCGGCCCGGCTGAGCGCCGACCAGCGCTTGTCAGGCGCGGACGGGGATGCTGAACTGAGCGGCAATGTTGCGTAGCGTGGGAGGCGGCGCCGATGGATAAGATTCTCGAAGCCGCAAAG includes:
- a CDS encoding flagellar basal body P-ring protein FlgI, whose product is MPSVRWVRIVGVACAALSALVLSFAPAAATSRIKDLANIEGVRQNQLIGYGLVVGLNGTGDTLNNIPFTKQSLQAMLERMGVNIRGATIRTGNVAAVMVTGNLPAFATQGTRMDVTVSALGDAKNLQGGTLLVTPLLGADGNVYAVAQGSLAISGFQAEGEAAKIVRGVPTVGRIANGAIIEREIEFALNRLPNVRLALRNADFTTAKRIAAAVNDYLGVKTAEPIDPSTVQLSVPPEFKGNVVAFLTEIEQLQVDPDLAAKIVIDERSGIIVMGRDVRVATVAVAQGNLTVTISESPQVSQPNPLSRGRTVVAPRSSVTVTEDGKKLAVVKDGVSLQQLVDGLNGLGIGPRDMISILQAIKAAGAIEADIEVM
- a CDS encoding flagellar assembly protein FliX; the protein is MRIYGPNGTTLGTPANQARRTGSGTFVLPDTSSAQETRSAAAPKAATNIDGLLALQGVEEDPVERRKRSVTRGRTALDVLDDLKMGLLAGNLDASTVMRLRDAAANLKSSSGDPGLDAVLSEIELRVEVELAKAGRA
- a CDS encoding winged helix-turn-helix transcriptional regulator, which encodes MKPDVYAANCPTRQILDRIGDKWAVLILLLLREEPMRFNQLRRTIEGISQKMLSQVLKSLERDGLIRRHAIATVPVTVEYSITQLGLTLAGAVDPLRDWAEQNLKDVLAAQRRYDAQQKEEAA
- a CDS encoding NAD(P)-dependent oxidoreductase, whose translation is MKIAVAGASGRAGSEITKELSCRGHAVTAIARNPEKIAALPNVTPTKGDVLDQAGLAKLWTGHDVAVSSVHFLASDARKLIGAAKDAKVGRYLVVGGAGSLEVAPGVKLVTTPNFPAQYKAEAEAGSVFLDLLRQEKDLNWTFISPSALFIEGERTGKFRLGTDQLLADANGKSWITFADYAVALADEIEKPAYLRQRFTVGY
- the dksA gene encoding RNA polymerase-binding protein DksA codes for the protein MNDRQKEYFRLKLLAWKDEILKESKLTLQALQEENVNHPDLADRASSETDRAIELRARDRQRKLIAKIDAALQRIEDNTYGYCEDTGEPISLKRLEARPIATLSVEAQERHEKREKVYRDE
- a CDS encoding phytanoyl-CoA dioxygenase family protein is translated as MTANPRAFDDAQIAKFIRDGFVRIDNAFPRELAEAARVIIWRDLPCSEHDPASWTRPVVRLPYYGGPPFRDAINTGVLHAAFDQIVGQGRWRPRRDIGTFPVRFPHPDDPGDDGWHVDLSFPGEASNPNETQDFSAWRVNITSRGRALLLLFLFSDVGDDDAPTRIRVGSHLPMARYLAPAGDAGRAHMLLEQMGADCPVALATGAAGTVYLCHPFLVHAAQKHRGTRPRFLAQPPLHLAEPYRLERSEGDYSPVEVAIRLALGRI